In Pseudomonas nunensis, a single window of DNA contains:
- the rfbC gene encoding dTDP-4-dehydrorhamnose 3,5-epimerase: MNVVTTDLPGVLIIEPKVFGDERGFFYESFNAKAFEEATGLNTKFVQDNHSRSQKGVLRGLHYQLENTQGKLVRVTAGEVLDVAVDIRRSSPHFGKWVAVRLSAENHRQLWVPEGFAHGFVVLSEFAEFLYKTTDYYTPSAERAIRWDDPDLAIDWQLDEAPQLSGKDQAAAFFKDADVFS, encoded by the coding sequence ATGAATGTAGTCACCACCGACCTGCCAGGTGTTCTGATCATCGAGCCCAAGGTATTTGGTGACGAGCGCGGCTTCTTTTATGAAAGCTTCAACGCCAAGGCTTTCGAAGAAGCGACTGGCCTGAATACGAAATTTGTTCAGGACAACCATTCCCGCTCGCAAAAAGGCGTGCTGCGCGGTCTGCATTACCAACTGGAAAACACCCAGGGCAAACTGGTGCGCGTCACCGCCGGTGAGGTGCTTGACGTGGCGGTGGACATTCGCCGCAGCTCGCCGCACTTCGGCAAATGGGTCGCTGTACGCCTGTCCGCCGAAAACCATCGTCAACTTTGGGTTCCGGAAGGTTTCGCCCACGGCTTCGTGGTGCTGAGCGAGTTCGCCGAATTCCTCTACAAGACCACCGACTACTACACTCCGTCGGCCGAGCGCGCCATTCGTTGGGATGACCCGGACCTGGCCATCGACTGGCAACTGGACGAAGCGCCGCAGTTGTCCGGCAAGGATCAGGCCGCCGCGTTCTTCAAGGACGCTGACGTCTTTTCCTGA
- a CDS encoding sensor histidine kinase produces MTPTLPRRPRWRSLALLALCLAPLLWPLEHLAERYYRSELAGQNRQTLDLYVANLLGTLHRYEVLPQILGDLPALRAVLGAPDDGVTQGNANRLLKNISAQTGAEVMYLMDTSGKTLAASNWDKHDSFVGRNFSFRPYFSEAMAGRLGRFFGLGTTSAKRGYFFAAAVREGEKVIGVLVVKVDLDHTESLWGKTPEQLLLTDHNGVVILTSRPEWRFRSTRTLSDDENQAISAIQPYPTRNPKPLKLNPNAWLTQTQSIAETGWNVSILAPRTLIDRPVRTVVAIGGATLLVLMLLLGLMMQRRRHYLERIAFEAKARRELEGRVAERTSDLEGLNRRLKQEVLEREQAQQELVRAQDDLVQAGKLSALGTMSASISHELNQPLAAIRSYAENAEVLLDHQRTDDARGNLKLISELTGRMASIIAHLRAFARRDRHAPESVALQPALDDALALLAKRRRSMEVELIRDLPAATLWVEAGETRLRQVLGNLLANALDALTEKGPPRKLWLSAQSTTDGVNLYIRDNGPGFCLEALGRAGEPFYTTKTRTQGLGLGLAICDTLMRAFGGELSFSNHKEGGALITLKLRAGAPGVSLQPSEDRSA; encoded by the coding sequence ATGACTCCGACCCTCCCCCGCAGACCCCGCTGGCGCAGCCTGGCCCTGCTTGCCCTGTGCCTGGCGCCGTTGTTGTGGCCGTTGGAGCATCTGGCCGAGCGCTATTACCGCAGCGAACTGGCCGGGCAGAACCGTCAAACCCTCGACCTCTACGTCGCCAACCTGCTGGGCACCCTGCACCGTTATGAAGTATTGCCGCAGATTCTCGGCGACCTGCCCGCCCTGCGCGCCGTGCTCGGTGCGCCTGACGATGGCGTCACGCAGGGCAATGCCAATCGTCTGCTGAAAAACATCAGCGCCCAGACCGGCGCTGAAGTCATGTACCTGATGGACACCAGCGGCAAGACCCTGGCGGCGTCCAATTGGGATAAACACGACAGTTTTGTCGGGCGAAATTTTTCCTTCCGTCCGTACTTCAGCGAAGCCATGGCCGGGCGGCTCGGACGCTTTTTCGGTCTGGGCACCACCTCGGCGAAACGCGGTTACTTCTTCGCCGCCGCCGTGCGTGAAGGTGAGAAAGTCATCGGCGTATTGGTGGTCAAAGTCGATCTCGATCACACCGAAAGCCTCTGGGGCAAAACCCCCGAGCAACTGCTGCTCACCGACCATAACGGCGTGGTCATCCTCACCTCGCGGCCCGAGTGGCGCTTTCGCTCGACTCGGACCTTGAGTGACGACGAGAACCAAGCGATAAGCGCGATCCAGCCCTACCCGACCCGCAATCCCAAGCCGTTGAAGCTCAATCCCAACGCCTGGCTGACCCAGACCCAATCAATCGCGGAAACCGGCTGGAACGTCAGCATCCTCGCGCCCCGCACCCTGATTGATCGCCCGGTGCGCACAGTCGTGGCCATCGGTGGCGCGACCCTGCTGGTGTTGATGTTGTTGCTCGGCCTGATGATGCAGCGCCGCCGCCATTACCTCGAACGAATCGCCTTCGAAGCCAAGGCCCGTCGCGAACTGGAAGGCCGGGTGGCCGAGCGTACCAGCGACCTCGAAGGCCTCAACCGACGCCTGAAGCAGGAAGTGCTGGAACGTGAACAGGCCCAGCAAGAACTGGTGCGCGCCCAGGATGATTTGGTGCAGGCCGGCAAGCTCTCGGCGTTGGGGACGATGTCGGCAAGTATCAGCCACGAGCTCAACCAGCCGCTGGCGGCGATCCGCAGCTACGCGGAAAACGCCGAAGTGCTGCTCGATCATCAACGCACAGACGATGCCCGGGGCAACCTCAAGCTGATCAGCGAGCTGACCGGGCGCATGGCCTCGATCATTGCGCACCTGCGCGCCTTCGCCCGCCGCGATCGCCACGCCCCGGAAAGCGTCGCGCTGCAACCGGCGCTGGACGATGCCCTGGCGTTGTTGGCCAAACGTCGCCGGAGCATGGAAGTCGAGCTGATCCGCGATCTACCGGCCGCCACCTTGTGGGTCGAGGCCGGGGAAACCCGTTTGCGCCAAGTGCTCGGCAACCTGCTGGCCAACGCCCTCGACGCCCTCACCGAAAAAGGCCCGCCGCGTAAACTCTGGTTGAGTGCCCAATCCACCACCGACGGCGTCAACCTGTACATTCGCGACAACGGCCCCGGGTTTTGCCTGGAAGCGCTGGGTCGCGCCGGCGAGCCCTTCTACACCACCAAGACCCGCACACAGGGCCTTGGGCTGGGGCTGGCGATATGCGACACCCTGATGCGCGCCTTCGGCGGTGAACTGTCGTTCTCCAACCACAAGGAGGGCGGCGCCCTGATTACCCTGAAGCTACGCGCCGGCGCGCCGGGTGTGAGCCTGCAACCGTCCGAGGACCGAAGTGCATGA
- a CDS encoding sigma-54-dependent transcriptional regulator: MTIDNRIQVVLIDDDPHLRQALSQTLDLAGLKILPLSEAKGVVGQLERDWPGVVVSDIRMPGMDGLELLTELHAQDPELPVLLITGHGDVPLAVQAMRAGAYDFLEKPFASDALLDSVRRALALRRLVLDNRSLRLALSDRNELSTRLVGQSAPMLRLREQIGALAATKADVLILGETGAGKEVVARALHDLSSRRNGPFVAINAGALAESVVESELFGHEPGAFTGAQKRRIGKFEFANGGTLFLDEIESMSLDVQVKLLRMLQERVVERLGGNQLIPLDIRVIAATKEDLRQSADQGRFRADLYYRLNVAPLRIPPLRERGEDALMLFQHFADEASARHGLPPHELQPGQRALLLRHSWPGNVRELQNAAERFALGLELALDNSAPDGGVSITVEVVSGGLSEQVENFEKSLIAAELARPHSSVRSLAEALGIPRKTLHDKLRKHGLNFADSGAHSHTDELD; encoded by the coding sequence ATGACCATCGATAACCGCATCCAGGTCGTGTTGATCGACGACGATCCCCATCTGCGTCAGGCCCTGAGCCAGACCCTGGACCTGGCCGGCCTGAAAATCCTGCCGTTGTCTGAAGCTAAAGGCGTGGTCGGGCAACTGGAGCGTGACTGGCCGGGCGTGGTGGTCAGTGATATCCGCATGCCGGGCATGGACGGCCTCGAATTGCTGACCGAACTGCACGCCCAGGACCCGGAACTGCCGGTGCTGCTGATCACCGGCCACGGCGATGTGCCGCTGGCGGTGCAAGCGATGCGTGCCGGCGCCTATGACTTTCTGGAAAAACCCTTCGCCAGCGACGCCCTGCTCGACAGCGTGCGCCGCGCCTTGGCCTTGCGCCGACTGGTGCTGGATAACCGCAGCCTGCGTCTGGCCCTGAGCGATCGCAATGAATTGAGCACCCGACTGGTCGGGCAGTCGGCGCCGATGTTGCGCCTGCGCGAGCAGATTGGTGCATTGGCAGCGACCAAGGCCGACGTGCTGATCCTCGGCGAAACCGGTGCCGGCAAAGAAGTGGTGGCGCGGGCGCTGCATGATTTGTCGAGTCGTCGTAACGGTCCGTTCGTGGCGATCAACGCCGGGGCCTTGGCCGAATCGGTGGTGGAAAGCGAGCTGTTCGGTCACGAGCCCGGCGCCTTTACCGGAGCGCAAAAGCGCCGTATCGGCAAGTTCGAGTTCGCCAACGGCGGCACGCTGTTCCTCGATGAAATCGAAAGCATGAGCCTGGATGTGCAGGTCAAATTGCTGCGCATGTTGCAGGAGCGTGTGGTCGAGCGATTGGGCGGTAATCAGCTGATCCCGCTGGATATCCGCGTCATCGCCGCGACCAAGGAAGACCTGCGCCAGTCCGCCGATCAGGGCCGCTTCCGCGCCGACTTGTATTACCGGCTGAATGTCGCGCCACTGCGCATTCCTCCGCTGCGCGAACGCGGCGAAGATGCGTTGATGCTGTTCCAGCATTTCGCCGACGAAGCCAGCGCCCGCCACGGTTTGCCGCCCCACGAATTGCAACCGGGGCAACGGGCCCTGCTGCTACGGCACTCCTGGCCGGGCAATGTGCGCGAACTGCAAAACGCCGCCGAACGCTTCGCCTTGGGCCTGGAACTGGCCCTGGACAACAGCGCCCCGGACGGCGGCGTCAGCATCACGGTGGAAGTAGTCAGCGGTGGTCTGAGCGAGCAGGTGGAAAACTTCGAAAAATCCCTGATCGCCGCCGAACTGGCCCGGCCCCACAGTTCGGTGCGCAGCCTCGCCGAAGCCTTGGGCATTCCGCGCAAGACCTTGCACGACAAGCTGCGCAAGCATGGTCTGAACTTCGCCGACAGCGGCGCCCACAGCCACACTGACGAGCTCGATTGA
- a CDS encoding YiiD C-terminal domain-containing protein, with protein sequence MSRDSRHLESVLHRDIPLTREMGVKVLDWHDQQLRLHLPLDPNVNHKSTMFGGSLYCGAVLAGWGWLHLRLREEGIEDGHIVIHEGLINYPLPVTSDAVAICQAPSAVVWKKFLAMYKRYGRARLALHSRVVNVGTEEDAVTFTGQYVLHR encoded by the coding sequence ATGAGCCGCGACAGTCGTCACCTGGAATCCGTTCTCCATCGCGACATTCCCCTGACACGGGAGATGGGCGTGAAAGTGCTCGACTGGCACGACCAGCAACTGCGCCTGCACTTGCCGCTGGACCCTAACGTCAATCACAAAAGCACCATGTTCGGCGGCAGCCTGTACTGCGGCGCGGTGCTGGCAGGTTGGGGCTGGCTGCATTTGCGTTTGCGGGAAGAGGGCATTGAAGACGGGCACATCGTGATTCACGAAGGGCTGATCAACTATCCGCTGCCGGTGACCAGCGATGCTGTCGCGATTTGCCAGGCGCCGAGTGCGGTGGTCTGGAAGAAGTTTCTGGCGATGTACAAGCGCTATGGCCGGGCACGGCTGGCGCTGCATTCGCGGGTGGTGAATGTGGGGACGGAAGAGGATGCGGTGACGTTTACCGGGCAGTACGTATTACACCGATAA
- the cysQ gene encoding 3'(2'),5'-bisphosphate nucleotidase CysQ has product MSLNFPHPLMASVVELALKAGEAILPFWRTGTAVTAKSDDSPVTAADLAAHHVIVDGLTALDPSIPILSEEDANIPQSVRAGWQRWWLVDPLDGTKEFISGSEEFTVNIALIEQGRVVFGVVSMPTNGRFYVGGAGLGAWRGDQGATPLPIQVREVPAAGEAFTVVASRRHSSPEQERLLAGLSASLGELQLANFGSSLKFCMLAEGAADCYPRLAPTSQWDTAAAQGVLEGAGGEVLDLSGAPFCYPARESLLNEFFLALPAKAAWREKLLELARG; this is encoded by the coding sequence ATGAGTTTGAATTTCCCCCATCCGTTGATGGCGTCGGTGGTTGAACTGGCGTTGAAGGCTGGCGAAGCGATCCTGCCTTTTTGGCGAACTGGCACGGCGGTGACCGCCAAGTCCGATGATTCACCGGTCACGGCCGCTGATTTGGCGGCTCACCACGTGATCGTCGACGGGCTGACTGCGCTGGACCCGAGCATCCCGATACTGTCCGAAGAAGACGCCAACATCCCCCAGAGCGTGCGCGCCGGGTGGCAGCGCTGGTGGCTGGTGGACCCGCTGGACGGTACCAAGGAATTTATCTCTGGAAGCGAAGAATTTACCGTCAACATTGCGTTGATCGAGCAGGGCCGTGTGGTGTTTGGCGTAGTGTCGATGCCGACCAATGGCCGCTTCTACGTGGGTGGCGCCGGGCTGGGCGCGTGGCGTGGCGATCAAGGCGCGACGCCGCTGCCGATTCAGGTGCGCGAAGTGCCGGCGGCAGGTGAGGCGTTTACCGTGGTGGCCAGTCGTCGGCATTCCAGTCCTGAGCAGGAGCGCTTGCTGGCTGGGTTGAGTGCCAGTCTGGGTGAGCTGCAACTGGCGAATTTCGGCAGTTCGCTGAAATTCTGCATGTTGGCGGAAGGGGCGGCAGATTGTTATCCGCGCCTGGCCCCGACCTCCCAATGGGACACCGCTGCGGCACAAGGTGTGCTGGAAGGCGCGGGCGGTGAAGTGCTGGATCTGAGCGGTGCGCCGTTTTGTTATCCGGCGCGGGAATCGCTGCTGAACGAGTTTTTCCTGGCGTTACCTGCGAAGGCGGCGTGGCGTGAGAAGTTGTTGGAGCTTGCACGCGGATAA
- the nudE gene encoding ADP compounds hydrolase NudE, which translates to MRQKPTVLAREIVATSRLFCVEELKLRFSNGVERTYERLVGKGAGYGAVMIVAMLDADHAVLVEEYCGGTDEYELSLPKGLIEPGEDVLAAAERELKEEAGYGARQLEHLTELSLSPGYMSQKIQVVLATDLYEESLEGDEPEPMRVDKVNLRELSALAQNPQFTEGRALAALYLARDLLTQRGVFLP; encoded by the coding sequence ATGCGCCAGAAACCCACCGTACTCGCCCGCGAGATTGTCGCCACCAGCCGTTTATTCTGCGTCGAAGAGCTGAAGCTGCGCTTTTCCAATGGCGTGGAGCGCACTTACGAGCGTTTGGTCGGCAAAGGCGCCGGGTATGGCGCGGTGATGATTGTGGCGATGCTCGATGCGGACCACGCGGTATTGGTCGAAGAATATTGCGGCGGCACCGATGAATATGAATTGTCCTTGCCCAAAGGCTTGATCGAGCCGGGCGAAGACGTGCTGGCGGCGGCCGAGCGGGAGCTCAAGGAAGAGGCCGGGTATGGCGCGCGGCAGTTGGAGCATTTGACCGAGTTGTCGTTGTCGCCCGGTTACATGAGCCAGAAGATTCAGGTGGTATTGGCCACTGACTTGTACGAAGAAAGCCTTGAAGGTGACGAGCCCGAGCCGATGCGGGTGGACAAGGTCAACCTGCGCGAACTGTCGGCCCTGGCGCAGAACCCGCAATTCACCGAGGGTCGTGCCTTGGCGGCGCTGTATCTGGCCCGAGACCTACTGACCCAACGTGGGGTGTTTTTGCCATGA